One genomic region from Streptomyces sp. NBC_01431 encodes:
- a CDS encoding DUF1259 domain-containing protein, giving the protein MSATRRGRTRAPSVLGALAALTASALVLADCGAAGGHRADGHAGAPDRAHCPRQQRPIATKEADWKPVAEVLGRTGALRENVVFGISLPRRDLTVTSRGVTIGTSLALNGSADFARYCDGTMLMGDLVLTEDELPRAIEALQEAGIEQTALHKHLPDQTPPIWWTHYQAMGDPITLARKLKTVLEVSGDPIAVPPPPSTKPIDLNTAGINEALGRKGIAEGRVYKFFIGRGETVTAHGHVLPAPIGVDTVIKFQALGEERAAVTGDIVMTASEVQKVIRILHRGGFELVELHNHMLDDQPRLFYVHYWGIGDGVQLARDLRPALDATNLAAPTPGS; this is encoded by the coding sequence ATGTCTGCCACCCGACGCGGCCGCACCCGCGCGCCGTCAGTTCTGGGCGCGCTGGCCGCGCTCACCGCATCCGCCCTCGTCCTGGCCGATTGCGGTGCCGCCGGTGGGCACCGCGCCGACGGCCACGCGGGAGCCCCGGACCGCGCCCACTGCCCCCGGCAGCAGCGCCCGATCGCCACGAAGGAGGCCGACTGGAAACCAGTCGCCGAGGTGCTGGGCCGCACCGGCGCCTTGCGGGAGAACGTCGTTTTCGGGATCTCGCTGCCCCGCAGGGATCTGACGGTCACCAGCCGGGGAGTGACGATCGGGACCTCGCTCGCGCTCAACGGCAGCGCGGACTTCGCCCGGTACTGCGACGGCACCATGCTCATGGGCGACCTCGTCCTCACTGAGGACGAACTGCCCAGGGCCATCGAAGCGCTTCAAGAGGCGGGCATCGAGCAGACCGCCCTCCACAAGCACCTCCCCGATCAGACGCCACCCATCTGGTGGACGCACTATCAGGCCATGGGCGACCCGATCACCCTCGCCCGCAAACTCAAGACAGTGCTGGAAGTCAGCGGTGACCCCATCGCGGTGCCACCGCCGCCGAGCACCAAGCCCATCGACCTGAACACCGCCGGAATCAACGAGGCACTGGGCCGCAAGGGCATCGCCGAAGGCCGGGTTTACAAGTTCTTCATCGGCCGCGGGGAGACCGTCACCGCACACGGCCACGTGCTGCCCGCGCCCATCGGTGTCGACACCGTAATCAAGTTCCAGGCCTTGGGAGAGGAGCGGGCCGCGGTCACCGGCGACATCGTGATGACCGCAAGTGAAGTGCAGAAGGTCATCCGGATCCTGCACAGGGGCGGCTTCGAACTCGTCGAGCTGCACAACCACATGCTGGACGACCAGCCCCGCCTGTTCTACGTGCACTACTGGGGAATCGGGGACGGCGTCCAGCTCGCCAGGGACCTGCGTCCGGCCCTGGACGCCACCAACCTGGCGGCGCCCACCCCAGGGTCATGA
- a CDS encoding MFS transporter, which produces MSATESRPATAQIPEAVHSRRWAILAVLLFSLIVVVLDNSILNVAMKTISQPPPTGLGSTQSQLEWAINAYTLVFAGLLFTSGLIGDRLGRKKTLIFGMLVFGTGSLLSAISDSSGELIAFRALMGFGAAFVMPSTLAIIANVFDREERPKAIGIWTGTVGFGIALGPIVGGLLLQHFWWGSVFLVNVPIVAMGVIAMAVLVPDSKDPHPGRLDPVGVLLSIVGLVLLAYGVIKGGQLADFTAPESWMTIVAGVAVLGGWVLHEHRSDHPAFDIAYFRDRRFSASVVAIGFVFFGLVGVTFFSVFYTQSVRGYTPLQSGLLMLPLAAAQIIFAPRARLVVARFGARAVCTTGLALDAVAFLGFLLLGTATPIWVLEVVFFLMGTAMAHVMPPATVMIMSSLPREKAGSASAVNNTFRQVGGALGVAVLGSLLSTVYHSGIDSHLAGIPELSEALRRTAGESVETTLAVAQKLGPAGTALVQPANDAFVHAMHVTATASAGVAALGAIVTLVFLPRGTSQGPPAREQEKVSARSEG; this is translated from the coding sequence ATGTCTGCCACCGAGTCCCGGCCTGCGACCGCACAGATTCCCGAGGCGGTGCATTCCCGCCGCTGGGCAATTCTGGCCGTGCTGCTTTTCAGCCTGATCGTTGTCGTGCTCGACAACTCGATCCTCAATGTCGCGATGAAGACCATCTCCCAGCCGCCCCCTACCGGACTCGGCTCCACTCAGAGCCAGCTGGAATGGGCGATCAACGCCTACACACTGGTCTTCGCCGGGTTGCTGTTCACCTCCGGGCTGATCGGCGACCGGCTGGGACGCAAGAAAACCCTGATCTTCGGCATGCTGGTCTTCGGCACCGGCTCCCTGCTCTCCGCGATCTCCGACTCCTCCGGTGAACTGATCGCGTTCCGTGCACTGATGGGCTTCGGTGCCGCATTCGTCATGCCCAGCACCCTGGCGATCATTGCTAACGTCTTCGACCGCGAGGAGCGGCCCAAGGCCATCGGCATCTGGACCGGCACGGTCGGCTTCGGTATCGCGCTCGGCCCGATCGTCGGCGGGCTGCTGCTCCAGCACTTCTGGTGGGGATCGGTGTTCCTGGTCAACGTGCCCATCGTGGCGATGGGCGTGATCGCGATGGCCGTGCTGGTCCCGGACTCCAAGGACCCCCACCCCGGCCGGCTCGACCCGGTCGGGGTGCTGCTGTCCATCGTCGGTCTGGTCCTGCTGGCGTACGGCGTCATCAAGGGCGGCCAGCTCGCCGACTTCACCGCGCCCGAGTCGTGGATGACGATCGTCGCCGGTGTCGCCGTTCTGGGCGGCTGGGTGCTCCATGAGCACCGCAGCGATCACCCGGCCTTCGACATCGCGTACTTCCGCGACCGGCGCTTTTCCGCCTCCGTGGTCGCCATCGGCTTCGTCTTCTTCGGGCTTGTGGGCGTGACCTTCTTCAGTGTCTTCTACACCCAGAGCGTGCGCGGTTACACGCCCCTGCAGTCCGGCCTTCTGATGCTTCCGCTCGCCGCCGCCCAAATCATCTTCGCGCCGCGGGCCCGCCTGGTCGTCGCCCGGTTCGGCGCACGTGCCGTGTGCACCACCGGATTGGCCCTGGACGCGGTCGCGTTCCTCGGCTTCCTGCTACTTGGTACTGCCACGCCGATTTGGGTACTTGAGGTGGTGTTCTTTCTGATGGGCACGGCGATGGCGCATGTGATGCCACCCGCCACCGTCATGATCATGTCGTCGCTGCCGCGTGAGAAGGCCGGTTCCGCCTCTGCGGTAAACAACACCTTCCGGCAGGTCGGCGGTGCGCTGGGGGTCGCTGTACTGGGCTCCCTGCTGTCCACCGTCTACCACAGCGGCATCGACAGCCATCTCGCGGGGATCCCCGAGCTGTCCGAGGCCCTGCGGCGCACAGCGGGCGAGTCGGTGGAGACCACGCTGGCGGTCGCGCAGAAGCTGGGGCCGGCGGGCACTGCGCTGGTCCAGCCCGCCAACGACGCGTTCGTCCACGCCATGCACGTCACCGCGACCGCATCGGCCGGGGTCGCGGCTCTCGGTGCGATTGTGACCCTGGTCTTCCTGCCGCGCGGCACCTCTCAGGGGCCGCCCGCCCGCGAACAGGAAAAGGTGAGCGCGAGGAGCGAAGGGTGA
- a CDS encoding cytochrome P450 has translation MSSQTDEPPVRFWSVDDVEALDFDPAMQEMLEDGRLARIRMPHGEGEAWVATKYEDVKLVTTDPRFSRAELAGRDVTRLAPHFIPLDDAVGFTDPPYHTGLRKTVAQMFTRRRVEQLRPRAEKIAGDLLDTMEQAGAPANVMEHLNTPFSVAGISELMGVPQEDWSRILDWTLLVISSLHGRRRSEQAKEEIGAYFDALATQRMAEPRDDVLSHMAAAERDGQLSRKELVSFAVLMEVSGINSVRFNSANMVYLLLTHPEHHARLLAEPDLLPQAVEELLRYIPHRNAVGMGRIATEDVQVGEVTIRCGDPVYASYVAANRDPETFDNPHSLDFDRSFNPHLAFGNGPHYCAGPWLARMEMQVMLRGLLDRFPGLRLAVPPSDIRWRRGELIRGPEALPVTW, from the coding sequence ATGAGCAGTCAGACGGATGAGCCACCGGTCCGCTTCTGGAGCGTTGACGACGTCGAAGCCCTCGACTTCGACCCGGCGATGCAGGAGATGCTGGAAGACGGCCGACTCGCCCGCATCCGGATGCCGCACGGGGAAGGCGAGGCGTGGGTGGCGACGAAGTACGAGGACGTCAAGCTGGTCACCACCGACCCGCGGTTCAGCAGGGCGGAACTGGCCGGTCGCGATGTCACCCGGCTCGCCCCGCACTTCATCCCGCTCGACGACGCGGTGGGGTTCACCGACCCTCCGTACCACACCGGGCTGCGCAAGACGGTGGCGCAGATGTTTACCCGCCGCCGCGTCGAGCAACTGCGCCCGCGTGCCGAGAAGATCGCGGGGGACCTTCTGGACACCATGGAACAGGCCGGGGCACCGGCCAACGTGATGGAGCACCTCAACACGCCCTTCTCGGTGGCCGGGATCAGCGAGCTGATGGGTGTGCCGCAGGAGGACTGGTCCCGCATCCTCGACTGGACCCTGCTGGTCATCTCGTCGCTGCACGGCCGCCGGCGCAGCGAGCAGGCCAAGGAGGAGATCGGCGCCTACTTCGACGCGCTGGCCACCCAGCGGATGGCGGAGCCCCGCGACGACGTGCTCAGTCATATGGCCGCCGCTGAGCGAGACGGCCAGCTTTCCCGAAAGGAGCTGGTGTCGTTCGCCGTGCTGATGGAGGTCAGCGGCATCAACTCGGTGCGGTTCAACAGCGCCAACATGGTCTACTTGCTGCTCACACACCCGGAGCACCATGCCAGGCTGCTGGCCGAGCCGGACTTGCTGCCGCAGGCAGTGGAGGAGTTGCTTCGCTACATCCCCCACCGCAACGCGGTGGGCATGGGCCGCATCGCCACCGAGGACGTGCAAGTCGGCGAGGTGACCATCCGGTGCGGCGATCCGGTCTATGCCTCGTACGTGGCGGCCAACCGCGACCCGGAGACGTTCGACAACCCGCACAGCCTCGACTTCGACCGCTCCTTCAATCCGCATCTGGCTTTCGGTAACGGACCGCACTACTGCGCCGGCCCCTGGTTGGCCCGGATGGAGATGCAGGTGATGCTCCGCGGACTGCTCGACCGCTTCCCCGGCCTGCGCCTCGCCGTTCCGCCGAGTGACATCCGCTGGCGGCGAGGCGAGCTTATCCGGGGTCCAGAAGCGCTTCCAGTGACCTGGTGA
- a CDS encoding cupin domain-containing protein, whose protein sequence is MTDLTTPTMDGLVLPPGAGRTLVTSAQEVTMKITGARTQVGSLFEVVVPPGFDVGAHAHANSEEVFYLLEGELEILAFEPRERTPDNWQLWESRSGERPVLATPGSVAHVPPGCPHAFANRTDKNARMLVQAAPPPHHERYFEELLEILNADGPPDEAAVADLRERYGIQQLTPLRTRFSGRP, encoded by the coding sequence ATGACCGATCTGACGACTCCTACGATGGACGGCCTGGTGCTCCCGCCGGGCGCGGGACGGACCCTGGTGACCAGCGCCCAGGAGGTGACGATGAAGATAACGGGCGCGCGCACCCAGGTGGGTTCCCTCTTCGAGGTGGTGGTTCCCCCCGGGTTCGACGTGGGCGCACACGCCCACGCCAACAGCGAGGAGGTGTTCTACCTCCTCGAAGGCGAGCTGGAGATACTCGCGTTCGAGCCCCGGGAACGTACGCCGGACAACTGGCAGCTGTGGGAGTCCCGTTCTGGCGAGCGGCCGGTGCTGGCCACCCCGGGATCGGTGGCGCATGTGCCGCCCGGCTGTCCACACGCCTTCGCCAACCGGACGGACAAGAATGCCAGGATGCTCGTGCAGGCGGCTCCGCCCCCGCACCACGAACGCTACTTCGAGGAGCTGTTGGAGATCCTGAACGCCGACGGCCCCCCGGACGAGGCGGCGGTAGCCGACCTGCGCGAACGCTACGGGATCCAACAACTGACCCCGCTGCGTACCCGGTTCAGCGGGCGGCCGTGA
- a CDS encoding quinone oxidoreductase family protein, producing the protein MKALVIEEFGGPEVIHLAELADLEPGPGEVRVRVSTVVVGRTKDIATRAGRPPFAEQVPGFPHVLGSEHAGVVDAVGPGADRALIGRRVAVSAVLSCGNCRACRARREEACSSFGLIGIHRQGSYAHACLAPQSNVSLLPDDVPFTQAAALAGNGPVARAQLDAGHVGPGSNVLVIGAAGSLGATAASLASFRGAHAIGVDRLAAKPGCMDGLPLRAALDGEAHDLADAIREVTGEWGVDCVIDNLGIPAVWHKYRETLADMGRIIVSGAISHEPLPMSLLPFYLHTQSLIGIRTGNRSQITALWRDVANGFRIPEAFVDPRPWETAGDAHRAVETGASRGQAVLEVEG; encoded by the coding sequence GTGAAAGCGCTCGTCATAGAGGAGTTCGGCGGCCCGGAGGTGATCCACCTCGCGGAACTGGCTGATCTCGAACCTGGGCCCGGCGAGGTCCGGGTCCGGGTGTCGACAGTCGTTGTCGGCCGCACGAAGGACATCGCGACCCGGGCCGGACGGCCTCCTTTCGCGGAGCAGGTGCCGGGGTTCCCCCATGTACTCGGCAGTGAGCACGCCGGCGTGGTCGACGCCGTAGGTCCCGGCGCGGACCGGGCGCTGATCGGGAGACGGGTAGCCGTCTCCGCGGTACTTTCCTGCGGAAACTGTCGCGCCTGCCGGGCCCGCCGCGAGGAGGCGTGCTCGTCGTTCGGTTTGATCGGCATACACCGGCAGGGCAGCTACGCGCACGCGTGCCTGGCTCCGCAGTCCAACGTCTCGCTGCTGCCGGACGACGTGCCCTTCACCCAGGCGGCGGCCCTGGCGGGCAACGGGCCCGTCGCCAGAGCACAACTCGACGCCGGTCATGTCGGACCGGGCAGCAACGTACTGGTGATCGGTGCGGCGGGCTCGCTCGGTGCGACCGCCGCGTCGCTCGCCAGCTTTCGCGGGGCCCATGCCATCGGTGTCGACCGGCTGGCCGCCAAACCGGGCTGCATGGACGGCCTGCCACTGCGAGCGGCCCTCGACGGTGAGGCGCACGACCTCGCCGACGCCATTCGCGAGGTGACCGGCGAGTGGGGTGTCGACTGCGTCATCGACAACCTCGGCATCCCTGCGGTGTGGCACAAGTACCGCGAAACACTGGCTGACATGGGCCGCATCATCGTGTCCGGAGCGATTTCGCACGAGCCACTGCCTATGTCGCTGCTGCCGTTCTACCTCCACACTCAATCGCTCATCGGTATCCGCACCGGCAACCGCTCGCAGATCACCGCCTTGTGGCGGGATGTGGCGAACGGCTTCCGCATCCCTGAGGCATTTGTGGATCCCAGGCCGTGGGAAACCGCGGGCGATGCCCATCGTGCCGTCGAGACGGGGGCCTCCCGGGGCCAGGCAGTGCTCGAAGTGGAGGGCTAG
- a CDS encoding gas vesicle protein K, whose translation MSRAFRLVQAPPTPRDDARSADAAHRIHADPDTVGEDLLKLVLTLIELLRQLIERQALRRVDVGDLTDEQEEELGATLLALHDSLAELCAEHGYSLEDLNLDLGPLGTLLPRED comes from the coding sequence ATGTCGCGGGCGTTCCGGCTGGTCCAGGCGCCCCCCACCCCGCGCGACGACGCCAGATCGGCCGATGCCGCCCACCGCATCCACGCCGACCCCGACACCGTGGGGGAAGACCTCCTCAAACTCGTCCTCACCCTCATCGAGCTCCTGCGCCAGCTCATCGAACGCCAGGCCCTGCGCCGTGTGGATGTCGGCGACCTCACCGACGAACAGGAAGAAGAACTCGGAGCCACCCTGCTCGCCCTCCACGACAGCCTCGCCGAGCTGTGCGCCGAGCACGGCTACTCGCTGGAAGACCTGAATCTCGACCTCGGCCCCCTCGGCACACTGCTCCCGCGCGAGGACTGA
- a CDS encoding gas vesicle protein, which produces MTPAEPRPPLPGRQVALVDLLDRLLSGGVVVAGDIVLSIADIDLVRISLRALIVSVSSQTVPSAAPELPAGRSGP; this is translated from the coding sequence ATGACCCCCGCGGAGCCCCGCCCACCGCTGCCCGGCCGCCAGGTCGCCCTGGTCGACCTCCTCGACCGGCTGCTCAGCGGGGGAGTGGTGGTGGCGGGCGACATCGTCCTGTCGATCGCGGACATCGACCTCGTCCGCATTTCGCTGCGTGCCCTCATCGTGTCCGTCAGCTCCCAGACGGTCCCCTCCGCGGCACCGGAGCTTCCGGCAGGCCGAAGTGGGCCGTGA
- a CDS encoding GvpL/GvpF family gas vesicle protein encodes MNTGQDTLTYVYAIARQTEPLRELLAGLQGVGRAPVVLLAALALLVSPVPQQDFNETALKDHFEDLEWLEEVARAHHEVVQAVAARETVLPLRMATVYQDDGRARRALTEQQPAFARRLAELDGHTEYGVKVYLDPSAPPAATPPGDASLSGPTTPGKAYLQRRKAQHHARETVYQQAQQAAQAVAAIAANYTPHRVRHAPQSGALAGPREDRRENVLNDAYLVPDGDAPRFRTDIEQAAREFPDIRIEVTGPWAPYSFAMTPDQAADPAGSVGQGP; translated from the coding sequence GTGAACACCGGACAGGACACCCTCACCTACGTGTACGCGATCGCCCGGCAGACGGAGCCACTGCGGGAGCTCCTCGCCGGTCTCCAGGGCGTCGGCCGGGCCCCCGTCGTACTGCTGGCCGCTCTCGCCCTGCTCGTCAGCCCGGTCCCGCAACAGGACTTCAACGAGACGGCCCTCAAGGACCACTTCGAGGATCTGGAGTGGCTCGAAGAAGTCGCCCGCGCCCACCACGAAGTGGTGCAGGCCGTTGCCGCCCGGGAAACGGTCCTGCCGCTGCGCATGGCCACCGTCTACCAGGACGACGGCCGAGCACGCCGGGCCCTGACCGAACAGCAGCCCGCCTTCGCGCGGCGGCTGGCCGAGCTCGACGGCCATACCGAATACGGCGTCAAGGTCTACCTCGACCCGTCGGCCCCGCCCGCCGCCACACCCCCCGGAGATGCCTCCTTGTCCGGCCCCACCACGCCGGGCAAGGCATACCTGCAACGCCGCAAAGCACAGCACCACGCCCGCGAGACGGTCTACCAGCAGGCGCAGCAGGCCGCCCAGGCCGTCGCGGCGATCGCCGCGAACTACACCCCGCACCGGGTACGCCACGCCCCGCAAAGCGGAGCCCTGGCCGGCCCCCGGGAAGACCGCCGGGAAAACGTCCTCAACGACGCCTACCTCGTGCCCGACGGGGACGCCCCCCGGTTCCGGACCGACATCGAACAGGCCGCTCGGGAATTCCCCGACATCCGTATCGAAGTGACGGGCCCCTGGGCTCCGTACTCCTTCGCCATGACACCCGACCAGGCGGCGGACCCGGCCGGTTCCGTGGGGCAGGGGCCATGA
- a CDS encoding gas vesicle protein has translation MSEPLPGRPGSFASRAPMPYGQNSSSSLADILERVLDKGIVIAGDIRINLLDIELLTIKLRILIASVDKAKEMGIDWWEYDPSLSSRHTGSPLEQENRRLRAELEALRQEPTGGRDSLESTEEPGGAAGGTTRRHPR, from the coding sequence GTGAGCGAACCCCTGCCAGGCCGACCCGGATCCTTCGCCTCCCGCGCGCCGATGCCGTACGGGCAGAACTCCTCCTCCAGCCTCGCCGACATCCTTGAGCGCGTGCTGGACAAGGGCATCGTGATCGCTGGAGACATCCGCATCAACCTCCTCGACATCGAGCTGTTGACCATCAAACTCCGCATCCTGATCGCCTCCGTGGACAAGGCCAAGGAAATGGGCATCGACTGGTGGGAGTACGACCCCTCCCTGTCCTCCCGGCACACAGGCAGCCCCCTCGAACAGGAGAACCGCCGCCTGCGCGCCGAGCTGGAGGCCCTGCGCCAGGAGCCGACCGGCGGACGCGACTCCCTGGAGAGCACCGAGGAGCCGGGCGGAGCGGCCGGTGGGACGACCCGGAGGCACCCGCGGTGA
- a CDS encoding gas vesicle protein GvpG, producing MGLLTSLLTLPVAPVRAVTWVAQRVVDKAEEEYYDPAPVWRGLAELEQQLLHGEIDQETFDRQEDELLDRLEEISEFRQQLP from the coding sequence ATGGGACTGCTGACCAGCCTTCTCACGCTGCCCGTCGCGCCGGTACGTGCCGTCACCTGGGTCGCCCAGCGCGTCGTGGACAAGGCCGAAGAGGAGTACTACGACCCGGCACCCGTCTGGCGAGGGCTCGCCGAACTCGAACAGCAGCTGCTGCACGGCGAAATCGACCAGGAAACCTTCGACCGCCAGGAGGACGAGTTGCTCGACCGGCTGGAAGAGATCTCCGAGTTCCGCCAGCAGCTGCCCTGA
- a CDS encoding GvpL/GvpF family gas vesicle protein, producing the protein MPLYVYSITAEDHPRHLDGVSGVGSEPTALRTVAAGSLCAVVSDIEEEVRPKRRDLTAHQEVQERLMADGPVLPLQFGYTAADDLAVRQALESNAESYLSALDRLNGCAEYHVRASQADQTPLLHQILGDLPEARDLNDRIRGGDQDPRLPLALGELIAREVEARQETLAAGLTEALVPFSREHIAHPPSADDFLNLSLLVPEGQQDSLRVAEANLTREIGGGVELRFSGPLPPYSFV; encoded by the coding sequence ATGCCTCTCTACGTGTACTCGATCACCGCCGAGGACCACCCCCGCCACCTGGACGGTGTCAGCGGTGTCGGATCCGAACCCACAGCGCTGCGGACCGTCGCCGCCGGCTCCCTGTGCGCGGTGGTCAGCGACATCGAGGAAGAGGTCCGGCCCAAGCGCCGGGACCTCACCGCGCACCAGGAGGTCCAGGAGCGCCTGATGGCCGACGGCCCGGTCCTGCCACTGCAGTTCGGGTACACCGCCGCTGACGACCTCGCGGTCCGTCAGGCCCTGGAGAGCAACGCCGAGAGCTACCTCAGCGCCCTCGATCGCCTCAACGGCTGCGCCGAGTACCACGTGCGCGCATCACAGGCCGACCAGACGCCCTTGTTGCACCAGATCCTCGGCGATCTGCCTGAGGCGAGGGACCTCAACGACCGGATCCGCGGCGGGGATCAGGACCCGCGGCTGCCGCTGGCCCTGGGAGAACTGATCGCCCGCGAGGTGGAAGCCAGGCAGGAGACCCTGGCCGCCGGCCTCACCGAGGCGCTTGTCCCCTTCTCCCGCGAGCACATCGCCCATCCGCCGTCGGCGGACGATTTCCTCAACCTCTCGCTGCTCGTGCCGGAGGGGCAGCAGGACAGTCTCCGCGTGGCCGAGGCCAACCTGACCCGTGAGATCGGCGGCGGTGTAGAGCTGCGGTTCTCCGGCCCTCTGCCGCCCTACAGCTTCGTGTGA
- a CDS encoding gas vesicle structural protein GvpA has product MTMVPQGGSPVARGQGGSTSSLYDVLELILDRGLVIDVFVRVSLVGIEIIKIDARIVVASVDTYLRFAEACNRLDLEAGRKAPAQLPDVMGDMLEGGARGKTKGALGGAAEAVTDALTGKSSQSAEPEEEEEEEPEEEPRRRRPTARRPVRQRREKE; this is encoded by the coding sequence ATGACCATGGTGCCGCAGGGCGGCAGCCCCGTCGCGCGAGGGCAGGGGGGCAGCACGAGCAGCCTCTACGACGTCCTGGAGCTCATCCTCGACCGCGGGCTCGTCATCGACGTCTTCGTCCGCGTCTCGCTGGTGGGCATCGAAATCATCAAGATCGACGCGCGGATCGTGGTGGCCAGCGTCGACACCTACCTCCGGTTCGCCGAGGCCTGCAACCGCCTCGACCTCGAAGCGGGCCGCAAGGCCCCCGCCCAACTGCCGGACGTCATGGGCGACATGCTGGAGGGCGGGGCCCGGGGGAAGACCAAGGGAGCCCTCGGCGGGGCCGCCGAGGCCGTGACCGATGCCCTGACCGGCAAATCGTCCCAATCCGCGGAGCCCGAGGAAGAGGAAGAGGAAGAGCCGGAGGAGGAGCCCCGGCGGCGCCGGCCCACTGCCCGGCGGCCCGTACGGCAACGGCGGGAGAAGGAGTAA
- a CDS encoding gas vesicle protein GvpO, with the protein MAAAESARPRRASSHAAGEGGVPERKAPRRAAPRHRSGTPGAAAAMRAAAEQLAELLGRFPESVSSLKPVEDGWEAQVEVVELERIPDTTSVMASYRVALDEEGELISYERTRRYSRGMIDRQT; encoded by the coding sequence ATGGCCGCAGCGGAATCAGCACGCCCCCGGCGCGCCTCGTCGCACGCCGCTGGTGAGGGCGGAGTTCCGGAGCGGAAAGCACCCCGGCGCGCCGCGCCCCGCCACCGTTCCGGTACGCCCGGTGCGGCGGCGGCGATGCGGGCCGCCGCCGAGCAACTCGCGGAACTCCTCGGCCGTTTCCCCGAGTCCGTCTCCTCGCTCAAACCGGTCGAGGACGGCTGGGAAGCACAGGTGGAGGTGGTGGAGCTGGAACGGATCCCCGACACCACCAGCGTGATGGCCAGCTACCGGGTCGCGCTGGACGAGGAGGGCGAGCTGATCTCCTACGAACGCACCCGCCGCTACAGCCGCGGCATGATCGACCGGCAGACCTGA
- a CDS encoding histone protein: MEDTSKIALAAALAGGYVLGRTKKGRLAFTMATYIAGRRFGLQPGQLLKEGASRLKEMPQFADLSEQLRGEALDAGRQALATAADRKLADLAGSLHERTLELSRGSAGRGQDEEDQGQGEEPYEDEEPYEDEGAEGYAEEDEEEPEEEEPEDEEEPEEEAPEEEEEEPPPPPHRTRTPARSRGARSSARAKKAAGGPAPAKKTAPAKKTAAAKRAPAKKAEPAKKATAKRSAPAKKATAKKTTAKKTAGGRTASKSASTPARKSSALKAAPSKPAAKKSSGAPRKKTTAQSPGRKSAPSKASAKKTTGRTPARKTAAKKTAARKTATRR; this comes from the coding sequence ATGGAGGACACCAGCAAGATCGCGCTCGCAGCCGCCTTGGCTGGGGGCTATGTACTCGGCCGAACGAAGAAGGGCCGCCTGGCCTTCACCATGGCGACCTACATCGCCGGACGGCGCTTCGGACTCCAGCCGGGGCAACTGCTCAAGGAAGGCGCCTCCCGGCTCAAGGAGATGCCTCAGTTCGCCGACCTCAGCGAGCAGCTGCGCGGCGAAGCCCTCGACGCCGGCCGCCAGGCGCTGGCCACGGCGGCCGACCGCAAGCTCGCCGACCTCGCCGGCTCCCTCCACGAACGCACCCTGGAACTGTCCCGCGGCAGCGCCGGCAGGGGCCAGGACGAGGAGGACCAGGGCCAGGGCGAGGAGCCCTACGAGGACGAGGAGCCGTACGAGGACGAGGGCGCGGAGGGCTACGCCGAGGAGGACGAGGAGGAGCCTGAGGAGGAGGAACCCGAGGACGAGGAGGAGCCTGAGGAGGAGGCACCCGAGGAGGAAGAGGAAGAACCGCCTCCGCCGCCACACCGGACGCGCACCCCGGCCCGCTCCCGTGGCGCCAGGTCTTCCGCTCGCGCCAAGAAGGCCGCGGGGGGTCCCGCCCCCGCGAAGAAGACGGCCCCCGCGAAGAAGACCGCGGCCGCCAAGCGCGCACCGGCGAAGAAGGCGGAGCCCGCCAAGAAGGCCACGGCGAAGCGCTCCGCACCGGCCAAGAAGGCGACGGCCAAGAAGACCACGGCAAAGAAGACCGCCGGCGGCAGGACGGCGTCGAAGAGCGCGTCCACACCCGCCAGGAAGAGTTCCGCCCTCAAGGCGGCCCCCTCGAAGCCTGCCGCGAAGAAGAGCAGCGGCGCGCCGCGCAAGAAGACGACGGCTCAGAGCCCGGGACGCAAGAGCGCCCCTTCCAAGGCCTCTGCCAAGAAGACCACCGGCCGCACCCCGGCCCGGAAGACGGCCGCGAAGAAGACCGCGGCCCGCAAGACGGCCACGCGGAGGTAG